From Fibrobacter sp. UWB4, the proteins below share one genomic window:
- a CDS encoding pyridoxine 5'-phosphate synthase: MSIKLGVNVDHIATIREARKGKEPDPVAAAMIAELAGCNGITAHLREDKRHIQDRDIRLLRGTVTTKLNLEMAPTQAMVQFAINRQPDMVTLVPEIHTELSTEDGLNVSAKIDELAKYIMTLRNNDIQVSVFIDAETEQVKAAKKVGANYVEFNTGKYATAFELGSREEVDREISALQDMTVLAHKYGLNVFAGRGLNYRNVEAVAQIDGIDEIIIGHSIVSRAALVGMERAVKEMIDILRR; encoded by the coding sequence ATGTCTATCAAACTCGGTGTAAACGTAGATCACATTGCAACAATCCGTGAAGCCCGCAAAGGCAAGGAACCTGATCCGGTTGCCGCAGCCATGATAGCCGAACTCGCCGGTTGCAATGGAATTACCGCCCATCTCCGTGAAGACAAGCGACACATCCAGGACCGAGATATCAGGCTTCTCCGTGGGACGGTGACGACAAAGTTGAATCTTGAAATGGCACCGACACAGGCGATGGTACAGTTCGCCATCAACCGCCAGCCGGACATGGTAACACTAGTCCCGGAAATCCATACGGAACTTTCGACAGAAGACGGTTTAAATGTTTCCGCAAAGATTGATGAACTGGCCAAGTACATCATGACACTTCGCAACAACGATATTCAGGTGAGCGTATTCATCGATGCAGAAACGGAACAGGTCAAGGCAGCCAAGAAGGTCGGCGCAAACTACGTGGAGTTCAACACCGGCAAGTACGCAACCGCTTTTGAACTCGGTAGCCGCGAAGAAGTTGACCGTGAAATTTCAGCGTTGCAGGACATGACGGTTCTCGCCCACAAGTATGGCTTGAACGTGTTTGCAGGCCGTGGCCTCAACTACAGGAACGTCGAAGCGGTCGCTCAGATTGACGGCATTGACGAGATCATCATCGGTCACAGCATCGTGAGCCGAGCAGCCCTCGTCGGCATGGAACGCGCCGTGAAAGAAATGATTGACATACTTCGCCGCTAG
- the truA gene encoding tRNA pseudouridine(38-40) synthase TruA, producing the protein MRYRFRCEYLGSAFYGWQEQNCGGKLRFVTVQSTLEEALSVALRAPIRVVGSGRTDTGVHARGQCVHFDFDGELDPVKVVRSVNGLTKRLIRIRDLEPCAPDFNARYDAVLRYYQYTIFTRPVALMRDFGWECGSLNLDIDAMGREAQSFLGEHDFIDFCIPRNDGKSTLCTLSEFRLERLNDWSCMFHIKGNRFLHRQVRAMVGTLFDVGRGRYPEGTVNQIFEKKFKGERTWAPPQGLVLENVEYRDY; encoded by the coding sequence ATGCGTTACCGCTTTCGTTGCGAATATCTAGGCAGCGCCTTTTACGGCTGGCAAGAACAAAATTGTGGCGGCAAGCTCCGCTTTGTGACTGTGCAGTCAACGCTCGAAGAGGCGCTGTCTGTTGCGTTACGTGCGCCCATCCGCGTGGTGGGGTCGGGCCGAACAGATACGGGAGTCCATGCCCGCGGCCAGTGTGTCCACTTTGATTTTGATGGCGAACTCGATCCTGTAAAAGTGGTGCGTTCCGTGAACGGGCTTACCAAGCGCTTGATTCGCATTCGCGATTTAGAACCTTGTGCACCGGACTTCAACGCCCGATACGATGCGGTTTTACGTTATTACCAGTACACGATTTTTACGCGCCCGGTGGCGCTGATGCGTGACTTTGGCTGGGAATGCGGATCGCTGAATCTGGATATCGATGCGATGGGCCGCGAGGCGCAGTCTTTCCTTGGCGAACATGATTTTATTGATTTTTGTATCCCGCGTAACGATGGAAAATCGACGCTTTGCACGTTGAGCGAGTTCCGCCTGGAACGCTTGAACGACTGGAGCTGCATGTTCCATATCAAGGGAAATCGCTTTTTGCACCGCCAGGTACGTGCGATGGTCGGGACGCTTTTTGATGTTGGTCGAGGCCGCTATCCCGAAGGTACGGTCAACCAGATTTTCGAGAAAAAGTTCAAAGGCGAACGCACGTGGGCGCCCCCGCAGGGGCTTGTCCTCGAGAACGTGGAATATAGGGATTATTAG
- a CDS encoding divergent polysaccharide deacetylase family protein, with protein MIKLKHIVALFFALGIFAGLSFFLNNQDKALHILEKIKGTQETEVAPVEQDTIPFEKKLQDEMKIISSSYSKRSKRNIWTLARGKTIVVYLLKAQKFIQKKGGSILLMEELSDNPNAYQSALVDILAPNGDTLHLTFQVSENIFMKNASLMSIAFQTTNLTPEIIAKLNNLDFPFDLLIPPFGLNSDFYKSLEKIQNKEIVLWLAMESSKLNKVHNKLRPLRIHHTAEQIEETISNAKEVLPSAAGIATRYGEQAVKHKQLLQAILKPTEKNKMWFLDLSMEERTVVPQTCKDLEISCKIAFPYNPDNSSIEDYVHQKLREAPKSGTSVMIIPLTEQNLSKIEDVAQKAAKQGTTLVDLSTLFNTK; from the coding sequence ATGATAAAGCTTAAACACATTGTCGCACTTTTTTTTGCACTGGGGATTTTTGCTGGTTTGTCTTTTTTCCTGAACAACCAGGATAAGGCACTTCATATTCTTGAAAAGATCAAAGGAACACAAGAAACAGAAGTGGCTCCAGTAGAACAGGATACGATTCCTTTCGAAAAGAAATTACAGGACGAGATGAAAATAATTTCATCAAGTTATTCAAAACGTTCAAAGCGCAATATTTGGACGCTTGCGAGAGGAAAGACTATCGTAGTCTATCTTCTAAAGGCGCAAAAATTTATTCAAAAAAAGGGCGGTTCCATTCTTCTGATGGAAGAACTCAGTGACAACCCAAACGCGTACCAGTCTGCACTAGTTGACATATTGGCACCTAACGGGGATACACTCCACCTGACATTCCAGGTTTCAGAAAACATTTTCATGAAAAATGCATCCCTCATGTCGATTGCATTCCAGACGACAAATCTGACACCTGAAATCATCGCCAAGCTGAACAATCTTGACTTTCCATTTGACTTGCTGATTCCACCATTTGGTTTAAACAGCGATTTTTATAAGAGCTTGGAAAAAATTCAAAACAAAGAAATAGTCCTATGGCTTGCAATGGAATCAAGCAAGCTGAACAAAGTTCACAACAAACTACGTCCACTCCGCATCCACCACACCGCCGAACAGATCGAAGAAACTATTAGCAATGCCAAGGAAGTCCTCCCAAGCGCAGCCGGCATCGCAACGCGTTACGGGGAACAGGCCGTTAAGCACAAGCAACTTTTGCAAGCGATTCTAAAGCCAACCGAAAAAAATAAAATGTGGTTTTTGGACTTGTCCATGGAAGAACGTACCGTTGTTCCGCAAACATGCAAGGATCTTGAAATTTCATGCAAAATCGCCTTCCCGTACAACCCGGACAACAGCTCTATCGAGGACTATGTCCACCAGAAACTCAGGGAAGCCCCCAAAAGCGGAACTTCTGTGATGATAATCCCGCTCACAGAACAAAATTTGTCTAAAATTGAGGACGTAGCCCAAAAGGCAGCCAAGCAAGGAACGACCCTCGTTGACTTATCTACTTTATTCAATACTAAATAG